A window from Pangasianodon hypophthalmus isolate fPanHyp1 chromosome 4, fPanHyp1.pri, whole genome shotgun sequence encodes these proteins:
- the mtmr1a gene encoding myotubularin-related protein 1a isoform X6 produces the protein MEKQACSGSENPAIPPVPRKPRALAVNIAPRQDSSDSVDSPTGSHVEWCKQLIAATISSQISSSAIPEIVNRDCKVSKRPNLRAFKDMQRPVPMDEVPLVPGESIKITAKDVMYICPFTGAVTGTLTITDYKLYFMSLERDHPFVLNVNLGAISRLETISVQSHGENTQGMEIVCKDMRSPRFAYKKEEQSKLEIVETLTKCAFPLFNDLPLFAFQYTEKYLVEGWKVYDPVSEYKRMGLPNESWTISKINSNYEVCDTYPALLVIPTSIKDDELKRVAAFRAKHRIPVLSWIHPESQATIVRCSQPLVGPSDRRCKEDERYLQTIMDANAQSHKLSIFDARQNSVADTNKAKDGGYESESFYPNAELNFLDIPNIHVMRESLRKLKEVVYPTINEPHWHSAVDATHWLEYIRLLLAGAVRIADKVECSKSSVVVHCSDGWDRTAQLTSLAMLMLDSYYRTLRGFQVLIEKEWISFGHKFASRVGHGDENHANSERSPLFVQFIDCVWQMMRQFPSAFEFNELFLITILDHLYSCLFGTFLYNSEQERVEKEVQTKTISLWSYVNSQPEDFTNPFYVDYKNQVLYPLASLRHLELWVGYYVRWNPRMRPQMPVHQNLKELLFLRAELQKKVEELQREATSSRSISSSEHASSSSHGGTPLHTAV, from the exons ATGGAGAAACAGGCGTGTTCTGGCTCCGAGAATCCCGCGATACCGCCGGTTCCGAGGAAGCCGCGGGCTCTGGCAGTAAACATCGCGCCTCGACAAGACAGCAGCGACTCGGTGGACAG ccCCACAGGCTCTCATGTTGAATGGTGTAAACAGCTGATTGCTGCCACAATCTCCAGCCAGATCTCAAGCTCCGCTATTCCTGAGATTGTGAACCGTGACTGCAAG GTATCCAAGAGGCCTAATTTGAGG GCATTTAAAGACATGCAGAGGCCAGTTCCCATGGATGAGGTTCCACTAGTCCCTGGGGAGAGCATTAAAATAACTG CTAAAGATGTGATGTATATCTGTCCGTTCACTGGAGCCGTGACAGGCACGCTCACAATCACCGACTACAAGCTTTACTTCATGAGTCTTGAGAGG GATCATCCCTTTGTGCTGAATGTGAATTTGGGAGCGATAAGCCGGTTGGAGACCATCAGTGTTCAGAGTCATGGGGAGAATACGCAGGGAATGGAGATCGTCTGCAAG GACATGAGGAGTCCTAGGTTTGCCTATAAGAAGGAGGAACAGAGCAAACTGGAAATTGTCGAGACACTTACCAAGTGCGCCTTCCCGCTGTTCAATGATCTG CCCCTGTTTGCTTTCCAATACACGGAAAAGTATCTTGTAGAGGGATGGAAGGTTTATGACCCAGTATCAGAGTACAAGAGAATG GGTCTGCCCAATGAAAGTTGGACTATCAGTAAGATAAACAGTAATTATGAAGTGTGTGACACATATCCTGCACTCCTGGTCATCCCAACTAGTATCAAAGATGACGAGCTTAAAAGAGTGGCGGCTTTCAGGGCCAAGCATCGCATACCG GTCCTCTCTTGGATCCATCCTGAGAGTCAGGCCACGATTGTGCGCTGCAGTCAGCCGCTGGTGGGCCCCTCAGACCGCCGCTGCAAAGAGGACGAGCGCTACCTGCAGACCATCATGGACGCCAACGCACAGTCACACAAGCTGAGCATATTTGACGCAAGGCAGAACAGTGTCGCTGACACTAAtaag GCTAAAGATGGTGGCTATGAGAGCGAAAGTTTCTATCCCAATGCGGAGCTGAATTTCCTGGATATTCCCAACATCCATGTGATGCGGGAGTCTCTGCGCAAGCTGAAGGAGGTGGTCTACCCCACCATAAACGAACCTCACTGGCACTCTGCTGTAGATGCCACGCACTGGCTGGAGTATATcagg ctgttatTAGCAGGTGCAGTGCGTATAGCGGATAAGGTTGAATGCAGTAAGAGCTCGGTGGTGGTGCACTGCAGTGACGGCTGGGACCGTACGGCTCAGCTCACCTCTCTGGCCATGCTGATGCTGGACTCGTACTACCGCACGCTCAGGGGCTTCCAGGTGCTGATCGAGAAGGAGTGGATCAGCTTCGGACACAAGTTCGCCTCG CGTGTTGGCCATGGAGATGAGAATCACGCCAACTCTGAAAGATCCCCTCTCTTTGTGCAGTTCATCGACTGTGTGTGGCAGATGATGAGACAG tttCCTTCTGCCTTCGAGTTCAATGAGCTTTTCCTCATTACCATCCTGGACCACCTCTACAGCTGCCTGTTTGGTACATTCCTCTACAACAGTGAACAGGAGAGAGTGGAAAAG GAAGTACAGACTAAAACGATATCATTGTGGTCCTACGTTAACAGTCAGCCGGAGGACTTTACTAACCCGTTCTATGTGGACTATAAAAACCAGGTGCTGTATCCACTGGCCAGTCTCAGACATCTGGAGCTCTGGGTGGGTTACTATGTGCGCTGGAACCCACGCATGAGACCACAG
- the mtmr1a gene encoding myotubularin-related protein 1a isoform X4, with the protein MEKQACSGSENPAIPPVPRKPRALAVNIAPRQDSSDSVDSPTGSHVEWCKQLIAATISSQISSSAIPEIVNRDCKIGWKLEHRVSKRPNLRAFKDMQRPVPMDEVPLVPGESIKITAKDVMYICPFTGAVTGTLTITDYKLYFMSLERDHPFVLNVNLGAISRLETISVQSHGENTQGMEIVCKDMRSPRFAYKKEEQSKLEIVETLTKCAFPLFNDLPLFAFQYTEKYLVEGWKVYDPVSEYKRMGLPNESWTISKINSNYEVCDTYPALLVIPTSIKDDELKRVAAFRAKHRIPVLSWIHPESQATIVRCSQPLVGPSDRRCKEDERYLQTIMDANAQSHKLSIFDARQNSVADTNKAKDGGYESESFYPNAELNFLDIPNIHVMRESLRKLKEVVYPTINEPHWHSAVDATHWLEYIRLLLAGAVRIADKVECSKSSVVVHCSDGWDRTAQLTSLAMLMLDSYYRTLRGFQVLIEKEWISFGHKFASRVGHGDENHANSERSPLFVQFIDCVWQMMRQFPSAFEFNELFLITILDHLYSCLFGTFLYNSEQERVEKEVQTKTISLWSYVNSQPEDFTNPFYVDYKNQVLYPLASLRHLELWVGYYVRWNPRMRPQMPVHQNLKELLFLRAELQKKVEELQREATSSRSISSSEHASSSSHGGTPLHTAV; encoded by the exons ATGGAGAAACAGGCGTGTTCTGGCTCCGAGAATCCCGCGATACCGCCGGTTCCGAGGAAGCCGCGGGCTCTGGCAGTAAACATCGCGCCTCGACAAGACAGCAGCGACTCGGTGGACAG ccCCACAGGCTCTCATGTTGAATGGTGTAAACAGCTGATTGCTGCCACAATCTCCAGCCAGATCTCAAGCTCCGCTATTCCTGAGATTGTGAACCGTGACTGCAAG ATTGGGTGGAAGCTAGAGCATAGG GTATCCAAGAGGCCTAATTTGAGG GCATTTAAAGACATGCAGAGGCCAGTTCCCATGGATGAGGTTCCACTAGTCCCTGGGGAGAGCATTAAAATAACTG CTAAAGATGTGATGTATATCTGTCCGTTCACTGGAGCCGTGACAGGCACGCTCACAATCACCGACTACAAGCTTTACTTCATGAGTCTTGAGAGG GATCATCCCTTTGTGCTGAATGTGAATTTGGGAGCGATAAGCCGGTTGGAGACCATCAGTGTTCAGAGTCATGGGGAGAATACGCAGGGAATGGAGATCGTCTGCAAG GACATGAGGAGTCCTAGGTTTGCCTATAAGAAGGAGGAACAGAGCAAACTGGAAATTGTCGAGACACTTACCAAGTGCGCCTTCCCGCTGTTCAATGATCTG CCCCTGTTTGCTTTCCAATACACGGAAAAGTATCTTGTAGAGGGATGGAAGGTTTATGACCCAGTATCAGAGTACAAGAGAATG GGTCTGCCCAATGAAAGTTGGACTATCAGTAAGATAAACAGTAATTATGAAGTGTGTGACACATATCCTGCACTCCTGGTCATCCCAACTAGTATCAAAGATGACGAGCTTAAAAGAGTGGCGGCTTTCAGGGCCAAGCATCGCATACCG GTCCTCTCTTGGATCCATCCTGAGAGTCAGGCCACGATTGTGCGCTGCAGTCAGCCGCTGGTGGGCCCCTCAGACCGCCGCTGCAAAGAGGACGAGCGCTACCTGCAGACCATCATGGACGCCAACGCACAGTCACACAAGCTGAGCATATTTGACGCAAGGCAGAACAGTGTCGCTGACACTAAtaag GCTAAAGATGGTGGCTATGAGAGCGAAAGTTTCTATCCCAATGCGGAGCTGAATTTCCTGGATATTCCCAACATCCATGTGATGCGGGAGTCTCTGCGCAAGCTGAAGGAGGTGGTCTACCCCACCATAAACGAACCTCACTGGCACTCTGCTGTAGATGCCACGCACTGGCTGGAGTATATcagg ctgttatTAGCAGGTGCAGTGCGTATAGCGGATAAGGTTGAATGCAGTAAGAGCTCGGTGGTGGTGCACTGCAGTGACGGCTGGGACCGTACGGCTCAGCTCACCTCTCTGGCCATGCTGATGCTGGACTCGTACTACCGCACGCTCAGGGGCTTCCAGGTGCTGATCGAGAAGGAGTGGATCAGCTTCGGACACAAGTTCGCCTCG CGTGTTGGCCATGGAGATGAGAATCACGCCAACTCTGAAAGATCCCCTCTCTTTGTGCAGTTCATCGACTGTGTGTGGCAGATGATGAGACAG tttCCTTCTGCCTTCGAGTTCAATGAGCTTTTCCTCATTACCATCCTGGACCACCTCTACAGCTGCCTGTTTGGTACATTCCTCTACAACAGTGAACAGGAGAGAGTGGAAAAG GAAGTACAGACTAAAACGATATCATTGTGGTCCTACGTTAACAGTCAGCCGGAGGACTTTACTAACCCGTTCTATGTGGACTATAAAAACCAGGTGCTGTATCCACTGGCCAGTCTCAGACATCTGGAGCTCTGGGTGGGTTACTATGTGCGCTGGAACCCACGCATGAGACCACAG